From the genome of Sphingobacterium kitahiroshimense, one region includes:
- a CDS encoding carboxypeptidase regulatory-like domain-containing protein — MKLYVLSLLFLCINFAYSQNSGSLKGTVIDHTNKPLEKATVSILMQQDSSVLSYSLTNDKGEFNLVKLPANKNLILYISHVNSSNYHQDILLNPDEKKQLDSIKLGGKLLDEVVISVAPPVRMNKDTLEYNTDFFKTRPNANAEELLKQLPGLQINMDGTIYYEGKEVSQVKVNGKDFFASDLRIATRNLDASLIKTVQVYRDKGESKKTVEDEEKLPITINLKFKKDFLKASFGKLYGSVGTRDRYEAGGLFNTFQDTLQLSLIGFGNNINRESFDYNELNQHGGLGRAENYGFNDFGGRNYNGKANDIAGGFNLNNDWGKKTKLNLMYMLKYKNEEGQNQGSQTSLYDNVKQFGENEYNSYRKSLAHNINTLFRHRMDTTAYVEFTPKLSITNNDGKTDSWMNTYTEDKKINNSKSNNTSDGYNINYDHNFHIEKQLSKKHLVSLKNTINIRNDKSEEIGNQLTEIFQNPIPNTSLWENRTNREKSSSIKTFAGYNNTSIEKLNFDFYISYNTSSSRPTQSLFYNRDNTGTIHGEQFENSYSFKSQEYVTAMKFYWKPFKKLAVNFGTAYAVKDNQFDLFKINKRKTTSNGYWLPNINIRYKDFDLSWSKDLESPATYQIQSIRDTLNPLMTRLSAFFYENKLQQSTRFSFNKYTQKYQLGFSSGVNYKDKSEGHRSWRNVTNGHYTIQAFQAGSTTNYNGYLYGRYNFKAGNDWVFYISQNSSLYTYQYYSSINDVDNKLTNLGINLTQEFSVTWKNLIGLTPKYTYSWNKAQNSVKNNPDFIATANRTHNVGVGLNINPIKGFSLETSYSLENRASGLSGRDNYHILNSSIYYTLKNNSQIKLTGFDILNQNRQNYWGTSGNTTYFQNTVTLRQYFLLGYIYKFKVTKLKN, encoded by the coding sequence ATGAAGCTATATGTATTAAGCTTGCTATTTTTATGCATTAATTTTGCCTATTCCCAAAACTCAGGAAGTTTGAAAGGGACTGTTATTGATCATACAAATAAACCGCTTGAAAAAGCAACAGTTTCCATTCTTATGCAACAGGATTCTTCGGTACTCTCCTATTCTCTGACAAATGATAAAGGAGAATTCAACCTCGTTAAACTGCCTGCAAATAAAAATCTGATCTTATATATCTCGCACGTCAATAGCAGCAACTATCATCAGGACATTCTTTTAAATCCTGACGAAAAAAAGCAATTAGATTCGATTAAACTGGGGGGAAAACTATTGGACGAGGTCGTCATTTCTGTTGCACCACCTGTGCGCATGAATAAAGATACATTAGAATATAACACTGATTTTTTTAAGACTAGACCGAACGCCAATGCTGAAGAACTTTTAAAACAGTTGCCTGGTCTACAAATTAATATGGATGGTACTATTTATTATGAAGGTAAAGAAGTTTCTCAGGTAAAAGTAAATGGTAAAGATTTTTTTGCCAGCGATCTGCGAATTGCTACACGCAATCTAGATGCTTCCTTAATTAAAACGGTACAGGTATACCGCGATAAAGGCGAATCAAAAAAAACAGTGGAGGATGAAGAAAAATTACCTATTACCATCAATCTGAAATTCAAAAAAGATTTTCTGAAAGCAAGTTTTGGTAAATTATATGGCAGTGTCGGAACTCGGGACCGCTATGAAGCTGGTGGTCTGTTCAATACTTTTCAAGATACTTTGCAATTGAGTTTAATCGGATTTGGTAATAATATCAATCGAGAAAGTTTTGATTACAATGAACTTAATCAACACGGTGGATTAGGAAGAGCTGAAAATTATGGTTTTAATGACTTTGGTGGCAGAAATTATAATGGCAAAGCAAATGATATTGCCGGTGGCTTTAACCTCAATAATGATTGGGGAAAGAAAACAAAACTAAACCTCATGTACATGTTAAAGTACAAAAATGAAGAAGGCCAAAACCAAGGAAGTCAAACCTCGCTGTATGATAATGTTAAGCAATTTGGCGAAAACGAATATAATAGCTATCGGAAGTCGCTTGCGCACAATATCAATACGCTTTTCAGACACCGAATGGATACAACAGCATACGTCGAGTTTACACCTAAGCTTTCAATTACCAATAATGATGGTAAAACTGATAGCTGGATGAATACCTATACCGAAGACAAAAAAATAAATAACAGCAAAAGCAATAACACATCAGATGGGTATAATATTAATTACGATCATAATTTCCACATTGAAAAACAATTAAGTAAGAAACATCTTGTATCTCTAAAAAATACCATCAATATTAGAAATGATAAATCAGAAGAAATTGGCAATCAATTAACAGAGATATTCCAGAACCCGATCCCAAATACTAGTCTATGGGAAAACAGAACGAATCGAGAGAAATCCAGCAGTATCAAAACTTTTGCTGGGTATAATAATACCAGTATCGAAAAACTAAATTTTGATTTCTATATTTCTTATAATACTTCGAGTAGCAGACCTACACAAAGTTTATTCTATAACAGAGATAATACAGGAACTATCCATGGTGAGCAGTTTGAAAACAGCTATAGTTTTAAATCACAGGAATATGTGACTGCCATGAAATTTTACTGGAAACCTTTCAAAAAATTAGCGGTAAACTTCGGTACAGCATATGCAGTTAAGGATAATCAATTTGATTTATTCAAAATCAATAAACGAAAAACAACTTCGAATGGTTACTGGCTACCTAATATCAATATTCGCTATAAAGATTTTGATCTTTCTTGGTCAAAAGATTTAGAATCACCTGCAACATATCAGATCCAAAGTATTAGGGATACACTAAATCCTCTGATGACGCGACTGTCAGCTTTTTTCTATGAGAATAAACTGCAACAAAGTACGCGCTTTTCATTCAATAAATACACACAAAAATACCAACTGGGATTTAGTTCCGGTGTAAACTATAAAGATAAAAGTGAGGGTCATAGAAGTTGGCGTAATGTGACAAATGGACATTATACCATACAGGCATTTCAAGCAGGATCAACGACTAATTATAATGGCTATTTATATGGTAGATATAATTTTAAAGCTGGTAACGATTGGGTATTTTATATATCCCAAAACAGTAGCTTATATACCTACCAATATTATTCTTCGATCAATGATGTGGACAATAAATTAACTAACCTCGGTATCAATCTAACACAGGAATTTTCTGTAACTTGGAAAAATCTAATCGGTCTAACGCCTAAATATACCTACAGCTGGAACAAGGCTCAGAATTCGGTTAAAAACAATCCCGATTTTATTGCTACCGCTAATAGAACACACAATGTTGGCGTTGGATTAAATATAAATCCTATAAAAGGTTTTTCTTTAGAGACCTCCTATTCACTAGAGAATAGGGCAAGTGGCCTAAGTGGAAGAGACAATTATCATATACTGAACTCTTCTATTTATTACACGTTGAAAAATAATTCCCAGATCAAATTAACGGGTTTTGACATTTTAAATCAAAACAGACAGAACTACTGGGGTACCAGTGGCAATACAACCTATTTTCAAAACACGGTTACTTTAAGACAGTACTTTTTGTTAGGATATATTTATAAATTTAAAGTAACAAAACTGAAAAATTAA
- a CDS encoding M28 family peptidase, with product MKKLFSLICLISSIYSCAVAQNPAAKYADLITEESSRKHLTILASADLEGRGTGQKGGRLATEYIANEFKKLGLTPPVAGKYFQPVSLLKNSYQVKSFKIGGRPFVNGQDLLALGNNELKSIDDKEIIFIGYGIDDPKYSDIKGIDLQDKIVMLINNKEPVDAKGNSVITGTTKLSEWSTVRNKKIREVLKHKPKLILAYTEDLGTWLESAGDRATEGRFNLAQDQTAPETNPMPIVVNITDHVANYILNQGKTSLANITSKINQSQKPQSFAINTSFNAQLGMVAEQFTDPNVLGLLEGSDLKDEIIVIGGHYDHDGKSSNGTIFPGADDNASGTTAVLELAKAFSQAKAEGKGPRRSILFITYAAEEKGLLGSKYYTENPVFPLENTVTCINIDMIGRIDDKHLNGNHNYIHSIGADKLSSELARINKEANDKSSKLELDFMYDNPKDPMRLYYRSDHYNFASKGIPSIFYFSGLHPHYHTPEDTVDKIDFPIMVKREKFIFQTAWDVANSATKPAVDSKKD from the coding sequence CTATCCTAGCATCTGCAGATCTTGAGGGACGTGGCACAGGTCAAAAAGGTGGTCGTTTGGCTACTGAATACATTGCAAATGAATTTAAAAAATTAGGATTAACACCACCTGTTGCAGGTAAATATTTTCAACCGGTAAGTTTACTAAAAAACAGTTATCAGGTTAAGAGCTTTAAAATTGGAGGCCGTCCTTTTGTCAATGGACAAGATCTACTGGCGTTAGGTAATAATGAGTTGAAATCAATCGACGATAAAGAGATTATTTTTATCGGTTACGGTATTGATGACCCCAAATATTCTGATATCAAAGGAATTGATTTGCAAGACAAAATTGTGATGCTGATCAATAACAAAGAACCTGTTGATGCAAAAGGGAATTCTGTGATCACTGGAACGACAAAATTATCGGAATGGTCCACCGTGCGCAATAAAAAGATTAGAGAGGTGCTAAAACATAAGCCTAAACTTATTCTTGCATACACTGAGGATCTCGGTACATGGCTGGAAAGTGCAGGAGATCGTGCAACCGAAGGACGCTTTAATTTAGCTCAGGATCAAACAGCTCCTGAAACTAATCCAATGCCTATTGTTGTCAATATCACCGATCATGTTGCTAACTATATCCTGAATCAGGGAAAAACAAGTCTTGCAAATATTACATCAAAAATCAATCAGAGTCAAAAGCCTCAATCTTTTGCTATCAATACAAGTTTTAATGCACAATTGGGTATGGTGGCTGAACAATTCACGGATCCTAATGTACTGGGCTTGCTTGAAGGGTCTGATCTGAAAGATGAAATAATTGTTATAGGTGGCCATTATGATCACGACGGCAAAAGTTCAAATGGCACTATCTTTCCTGGAGCTGATGATAATGCTTCAGGAACTACTGCTGTTCTTGAGTTAGCGAAAGCATTTAGTCAGGCTAAAGCTGAGGGCAAAGGTCCTCGGAGAAGTATCTTGTTTATCACATATGCTGCAGAAGAAAAGGGTTTATTAGGGTCTAAGTATTATACCGAAAACCCGGTCTTCCCTCTTGAAAATACCGTTACTTGTATCAATATTGATATGATAGGACGCATTGACGATAAGCATTTAAATGGAAATCACAACTATATTCATTCCATTGGAGCAGATAAATTAAGCTCTGAATTAGCAAGAATCAATAAGGAAGCAAATGATAAATCCAGCAAACTGGAATTAGACTTCATGTACGATAATCCAAAAGATCCAATGCGTCTTTATTACCGATCTGATCATTATAATTTTGCCAGTAAAGGTATTCCTTCAATTTTTTACTTCTCAGGTTTACATCCGCATTATCACACGCCTGAAGATACTGTTGATAAAATAGATTTCCCGATTATGGTCAAAAGAGAAAAATTTATTTTTCAAACGGCTTGGGATGTTGCCAATAGTGCTACAAAACCTGCTGTAGATAGCAAGAAGGATTAA